The Cellulosimicrobium cellulans genome contains the following window.
TCGGGGGCGCGATCGAGCAGGCCGCCGCCGAGGCCGTCCGCGCCGCGCTGGCGGCGGAGGAGGCCGCGGGCCGGGAGTGGCTCGCCCGCTGAGGTCGCGCGCGGGTGCCCACGAGCCCTGCGGAGCCGGTCTCGAACCGGTAACGATTTCCGTAGAACCCGACCGGCCGGTAGGTCATCAGAACGCTCTGACCTGCGGTGATGCGTGGGTGGGAGCGCGACCACACGTCGCGGAAGGCAACCGGCGCTTGACACGGGTTCGGCAGGGAAAGCACGATCACCCCGTTGTGTGGAAGCGCTACCACTTGGAGGTGGGAGCGCTGCCACGACCCCGCCCCACCGACAAGGGAGTCACCGTGCTGAGCAGCACCCGTACGACCCGCCGGCCCCGCAAGGCGATCGCCGCCGTCGCAGGCCTCGCGGCCATCACCCTCACCCTGACCGCGTGCTCGAGCGGCTCCGGCTCGAACGACGACGAGACGGGCTCCGGCGACGGAGACAAGATCACGCTCACCGTCGCCACGTTCAACGACTTCGGCTACACCGACGAGCTCCTCGCCGCGTACACCGAGGAGCACCCGAACGTCACCGTCAAGCAGACCAAGGCCGCCAAGTCCGAGGACGCGCGGACCAACCTCACCACCAAGCTCGCCGCCGGCGGCGAGGGCCTGGCGGACATCGAGGCCATCGAGGTCGACTGGCTGCCCGAGCTCATGCAGTTCCCCGACCTCTTCACCGACCTCACCGACTCGGCGCTCGACGGCCGCTGGGTCGACTGGAAGGTCCAGCAGGCGACGACGCCGGACGGCAAGCTCATCGGCTACGGCACCGACATCGGCCCGAGCGCGATCTGCTACCGCCAGGACCTCTTCGAGGCCGCCGGCCTGCCGACCGACCCCGCCGAGGTGGCGGAGCTCCTCGGCGGCGAGGACGCGACCTGGGACGACTACTTCGCCGCGGGCGCGACCTTCGTCGGCGCGAGCGACTCGGCCTGGTACGACTCCGCGATGTCCATCTCGCAGGCGATGGTCAACCAGATCGACAACGCGTACGAGGAGTCCGACGGCACGCCCAAGGACCTCGCCACGAACCAGCCGATCATCGACATCTACGACACGGTCCTCGAGCAGTCGACGACGAACGGCCTGTCGGCCGGCCTCGAGCAGTGGTCGGGCGACTGGGACGCCGCGTTCCAGAACGACGGCTTCGCGACGATGATCTGCCCGGCGTGGATGACCGGACCGGTCGAGGAGCGCTCGGGCGGCGTGACCGGCTGGAACGTCGCGGACGTCTTCCCCGGCGGCGGCCTCAACTGGGGCGGCTCGTTCCTCACGGTCCCGGCCTCCGGCCCGAACGCCGAGGCGGCCAAGGAGCTCGCCGCGTGGCTGACCGACCCGGCGCAGCAGACGACGGCGTTCGAGAACGCGGGTACCTTCCCGTCGCAGATCGAGGCGCAGGAGTCCGACGCCGTGCAGTCCTTCACGAACGACTTCTTCAACGGCGCACCGGTCGGCACGATCTTCGTGAACCGTGCGCTCGCGATCGACAGCGCACCGTTCAAGGGCGCCAACTACTTCTCGATCCACACGACCGTCCAGGACGGCATCAAGCGCGTGGACGTCGAGAAGACCGATGACGCCGCGTCCTCGTGGCAGAAGACGCTCCAGTCCTTCCAGGACCTGGGCCTGTGACCTGACGGGGCCGGGGCGGCACCTCGGTGCCGCCCCGGCCCCGCCCGCGTCCACCGCCGGGCGCCGCCGCCCCGGCAGCCGCCCGACCGCCGTCAAGCAGTCACCAGCAGCCCAGGAATCCACATGGCCGTCCTCTCGCCCACCCAGCCCACTCCGGGGCTCAGCGGGCCGACGCCGCGCACGCCGCGACGCGTCGGCTTCTCCCAGCGCCTGAGCCGCTGGGACGTCAAGGTCTCGCCCTACCTCTACATCTCGCCCTTCTTCATCCTGTTCGCGATCACGGGGCTCTTCCCGCTCGTGTACACGGCCGTGGTGTCGGTCTACGACTGGAACCTGCTCGGCGGTCAGGGCGACTTCGTCGGCCTGCAGAACTACACGGACGTCCTCGCGCAGCCGACGTTCTGGAAGTCCCTGCGCAACACCGTCTCGATCTTCGTCTTGTCGTCCGTGCCGCAGGTGATCGCCGCCATCGCGATCGCCGCGCTGCTCGACCAGAACCTCCGCGCCGCGACGTTCTGGCGCATGGGGGTCCTGCTCCCGTACGTCGTCGCCCCCGTCGCGGTCTCGATGATCTTCGGTCGCCTCTTCGCCGACCAGTACGGCCTCATCAACGAGCTGCTGGGCTTCGTCGGCATCGAGCCGATCCGCTGGCACGCGGACGCGCTCGCGAGCCACGTCGCCATCGCGTCGATGGTGAACTTCCGCTGGACCGGCTACAACGCGCTGATCTTCCTCGCCGCGATGCAGGCCGTGCCGCGCGAGCTCTACGAGGCCGCGATCATCGACGGCGCCGGCCGCGTCCGCCAGTTCTTCTCCGTGACCGTCCCCCAGATCCGCGCCACGATCATCTTCGTCGTCATCACGTCGACGATCGGCGGCCTGCAGATCTTCGACGAGCCGCGCATGTTCGACGCGCAGGGCCTCGGCGGCGCCGACCGCCAGTGGATGACCACCGTGCTCTACCTCTACGACGTCGCCTGGGGCAACCAGAAGAACTTCGGCCGCGCGGCCGCCGTCGCCTGGCTGCTGTTCCTCCTCATCATCATCGTCGGGATCGTCAACTTCCTCGTCACCCGACGGATCTCCACGTCCAACGCCCAGCCGCGCCCGCCCCGGTGGGTCCGACGGCGCCGTGAGACCCAGAAGCGCCTGCGCGCCGAGGGTGCCATGTCCGCCCAGCGCTCCGCCCCCGGGGACCAGGCGCCCGCACCGACCGCCGCCAGCACGACCGACCGGAGGAAGCGATGAGCTCCGTCCCCGTCATCGCCCAGACCGCCGGGCCGGGTGCGGCCCGCGCCGCCGCCCGACGCCGCGGCGCCGGGAAGAACGTCGGCGGCACCCAGCGCCGCCCGCGGTGGGTCACGTACACGATCCTCGGGGTCGTCCTGCTGGTCTCGATCTTCCCGCTGTACTTCACGCTGATCCTGGGCTCGTCCACGCCGGAGGAGATCTCGCGCAGCGCGCTGCCGCAGCTCCTGCCGGACGCGAGCCTGTTCGACCGGTTCGCCGAGGTCATGAACTCGGACGCGATCAACTTCTGGAAGGCCGCCTGGAACTCGGTGGTCGTCGCGGTGCTCACGTCGCTGTCCGTCGTGCTCTTCTCGACGCTCGCGGGCTTCTCGTTCGCCAAGCTCCGGTTCCGCGGGCGCGGGCCGCTGCTCGTGTTCGTCATCGCGACGATGGCGGTCCCGACGCAGCTCGGCGTCATCCCGATGTACATCCTCATGTCGGACCTCGGCTGGATCGGCAAGCTCCAGGCCGTGATCGTGCCGGCGCTCGTCACCGCGTTCGGCGTCTTCTGGATGACGCAGTACCTCGGCGAGGCGCTGCCGTACGAGCTCATCGAGGCGGCCCGCGTCGACGGTGCGTCGATGTTCCGCACGTTCTGGTCGATCGCGCTCCCCGCGGCGCGTCCCGCCGCCGCGATGCTCGGTCTGTTCACGTTCGTCCAGCAGTGGACGAACTTCTTCTGGCCGTCGATCGTGCTCAACCAGAACAACCCGACGCTGCCACTCGTGGTGCGGTCCCTCCAGGCGAACTTCTTCGTCGACTACTCGCTCGTGATGGCGGGGATCTTCCTGGTGACCCTGCCGCTGATCGTCATCTTCATCTTCACCGGCCGCCAGCTCGTGGCGGGCATCATGCAGGGCGCCGTCAAGGGCTGACGCCCGGCGCCACCGCGCGGCACCCGGTCGCGCGCCACCTCGACGTGGCGCGCGACCGGCCGTGCGGCCGACCGTCGCGCGGGCGGCCCACCGGCCCGCCCGCGCGCCATTCCTCGACCTCTCGAAGGACAATCGACCCATGACCAGCTTCGTCCCGTCCGTGCCCCTCCTCCCGAACCCGGCGACCGCGACCGGGCGCGTCGAGATGCCCCCGGGCTTCCTCTGGGGCGCCGCGACGGCCGCGTTCCAGATCGAGGGTGCCGGGCACACGGACGGTCGGACGGACTCGGTGTGGGACGCGTTCGCCCGCGTCCCGGGCGCCGTCGTGAACGGTGACGACGGCATGGTCGCGTGCGACCACTACCACCGCTACCGCGAGGACGTCGCGCTCATGCGGAGCCTCAACCTCGGGACCTACCGGTTCTCGACGTCCTGGGCCCGCGTGCGTCCCGACGGCGGCGCCGTGAACCCGGCCGGGCTCGCGTTCTACGACCGTCTCGTCGACGAGCTGCTCGGCGCGGACCTCCTCCCGTGGCTCACGCTCTACCACTGGGACCTGCCGCAGGCGCTCGAGGAGAAGGGCGGCTGGACGTCGCGCGACACGGCGTACCTCTTCGCCGAGTACGCGGTGACGA
Protein-coding sequences here:
- a CDS encoding carbohydrate ABC transporter permease; its protein translation is MAVLSPTQPTPGLSGPTPRTPRRVGFSQRLSRWDVKVSPYLYISPFFILFAITGLFPLVYTAVVSVYDWNLLGGQGDFVGLQNYTDVLAQPTFWKSLRNTVSIFVLSSVPQVIAAIAIAALLDQNLRAATFWRMGVLLPYVVAPVAVSMIFGRLFADQYGLINELLGFVGIEPIRWHADALASHVAIASMVNFRWTGYNALIFLAAMQAVPRELYEAAIIDGAGRVRQFFSVTVPQIRATIIFVVITSTIGGLQIFDEPRMFDAQGLGGADRQWMTTVLYLYDVAWGNQKNFGRAAAVAWLLFLLIIIVGIVNFLVTRRISTSNAQPRPPRWVRRRRETQKRLRAEGAMSAQRSAPGDQAPAPTAASTTDRRKR
- a CDS encoding carbohydrate ABC transporter permease, encoding MSSVPVIAQTAGPGAARAAARRRGAGKNVGGTQRRPRWVTYTILGVVLLVSIFPLYFTLILGSSTPEEISRSALPQLLPDASLFDRFAEVMNSDAINFWKAAWNSVVVAVLTSLSVVLFSTLAGFSFAKLRFRGRGPLLVFVIATMAVPTQLGVIPMYILMSDLGWIGKLQAVIVPALVTAFGVFWMTQYLGEALPYELIEAARVDGASMFRTFWSIALPAARPAAAMLGLFTFVQQWTNFFWPSIVLNQNNPTLPLVVRSLQANFFVDYSLVMAGIFLVTLPLIVIFIFTGRQLVAGIMQGAVKG
- a CDS encoding ABC transporter substrate-binding protein — translated: MLSSTRTTRRPRKAIAAVAGLAAITLTLTACSSGSGSNDDETGSGDGDKITLTVATFNDFGYTDELLAAYTEEHPNVTVKQTKAAKSEDARTNLTTKLAAGGEGLADIEAIEVDWLPELMQFPDLFTDLTDSALDGRWVDWKVQQATTPDGKLIGYGTDIGPSAICYRQDLFEAAGLPTDPAEVAELLGGEDATWDDYFAAGATFVGASDSAWYDSAMSISQAMVNQIDNAYEESDGTPKDLATNQPIIDIYDTVLEQSTTNGLSAGLEQWSGDWDAAFQNDGFATMICPAWMTGPVEERSGGVTGWNVADVFPGGGLNWGGSFLTVPASGPNAEAAKELAAWLTDPAQQTTAFENAGTFPSQIEAQESDAVQSFTNDFFNGAPVGTIFVNRALAIDSAPFKGANYFSIHTTVQDGIKRVDVEKTDDAASSWQKTLQSFQDLGL